Below is a window of Mucilaginibacter ginkgonis DNA.
AGTCACCCTCAACGGTTTTCAACTTTATGGTCTCGAAATGCTCAACAGCCTCGTGGGTAAAATAACCGAACAGGCCATTCGATATGATCTTTGACGCGTTATCATCAACCTTAAAATCATTAATAAACGCCGCGATCTCATCAGTAAGGTCAAAGCTTCCGGCAGTAAAAGTGCGGTTTGTGCCGTCGGGATAGCTTTTGGTTAAAATTCCATCTGCCAACCTTATTCCCGCAATAGGTTCGCAGCAAACATAGCTCATGCTGTTTTCGCGGCTGTGGTAGTCAGAACTTTCCAGCAATAAAGAATTAGGGAACACATCGCGCAGCCGTAAAAAAATGCTCACCGGAGTTGTAGTATCGGCAAGCAGCTTTTTCGCGGTGGTATGTATGTTAAATGTCGTCATTAAGTGTCAAAATATATAAATGAAAAACCCGGCAGTGGTTGCTGCCGGGCTCATATCAGGTTTACAATTGGTTAGTAAATCCAGTTAATAATCAGATCCGGCAATCATAGAATTATGAAGCCACCAGTATTTGGTTATTGCTGATTTATTAAACATGCAGAGGCAAATATTATAAAGTTATTTGATTGTGCAAATTTTTTCGTGTTAAAATTTCGTAGGTGAGGTGCACGCAATTAATTATTTAAAATTGTTGTTATGTTTAAAACGGATAACATTTAAGCTGATAAATGGGGTGGTTTGGAGAAAACTTTGGCTGGTTAGTTGGGAGTAAAGAAGATCTGATCAAAACACGGGAGGCCAACAAGCCTAAGATGCAGCAACATGAAAGCGAAGTTGACTATGCCAAAACAGTATTAACTTATGAGGATAGCTTTAACAACGCTTATTGGCAAAAAGCTTACATAAAGCGCGGGCTGCTTGTTCTTTTAATAGTAATGGTGTTCACCAACCCAAGCTTTGAAAGTTTTAAAGCGCATGTGAAATCAAAATACGGCTTTGCGGAAGACCAGTGCAAGCAGCAATTTAACCTTATCTTTCTTGGCAAATTTTCTGCGCACGGCCATAGTTTCGTTGGCGCGTTCGAAACTTTCTTTGCCATTGGCACAACAGACGCGCAAATAACCAGGGTTGTGAACAAGCAGGATAGTGTTTACAAAGACCCTACAAAAAAGCGCGACACATTTAAAAAGTTTGAGCCGTTGCCGCTGCCTGCCAGCTTAGATACCGCTGCCGACCGCGAGTTCCATCAGCCCACAACGCCACCGGGTCAGCCGCAGCAACAACAGCAGCAGCCCGACACCACACGTTTTTAACTCAAATTTTAAGCGCTGATGCCCAGCATCGGCCTGTGGCTTTGCGCTATCGCGGCGATGATCACAATAATGGCTAACGTAAAAAATATAGCCACCGTGCGATGTTTAGAGGCAGGCTCCTGCGCTTTTTTAGACCGAGAATAACCAATGGTGATGAGGATGATCGCGAATATCATCATGCTGATGTGCTCTACCGTCCAGTAGCGGGTAGCGCTATCTTTCATAGTATTAGCACCAAACTGCACAAACGGACTGATGAAATACAACGCCAGGCCTACGAGCAATTGTGTATGCGCCGATATCATGGCAAACAGATTAAGTTTTCTGTTACCATTGGTATAGGTTTTATTGCCTAACCAGCCGATAAGCGCGTTGACGATGGCAAGCAGTAATAAGATGGCCACTACAAATCTAAGTCCCGAGTGCAGGTATTTTACTATGGTGTACGCGTTCATGATGATGTATTGTGCAGCGAAGATAGGGAATGTGAGGTTAACCTTTAGACACAATGTTGAGTTCTATATTAGATGTTACTTTCTTTGCCCGTCAAAGAAAGTAACCAAAGAACTTAGCGAAGCGGTCTCATGAAATAAACTCGCGGCTGCATCCTGAGCTACAATGTTTCTGCACGTTTCAATGCCTGTAGTTACCGCACAGACTGATGCCGCATTTTTTCGGTGTCGTTGATTCAATGCCAATAGCTTATTCTTAGATACGTTGCGTTAAGGATCGAATTGTAGAGCCCAACCCTAACCCTCCCCGGAAGAGAGAGGACTTAGCCGCGTTAGCGATAGCAGCGAAAAGCCCGCAGGGATCCGTTAGCTAACGGAGACCGAGGACTTGCAGCGAATAGCGCGGCTTCATCGAAGATGGAGCAACGCCCAACATCATTTCCGGCACTATTAAGATATAACCGTCCCTCGAACCCTCAAAGACTTGGTTAAAAACCACTTATTTAAAAACCCGGAAATTCTTAGCAAAGAAATAAAGAATTAGAAATCTATCCTAAAACTCCCTGCCTTATAACCACAATTTATAGCCTAATGAAAAAAATGCTGTAACAAATGTATGATGATGAGGATATTATCTCACTTTAAATAAAATGTTAAATACATTAGAGCCAATTAAACTCGAAAATTAAACGCAAAATGAAGAAACAATTACTCTTTTTCTTTGCCCTGTTGTTAACCAGCTTTTCTTATGCGCAGCAAACCTTCCCGGTTAACGGCGCGTGGGATGTGCGGCCGGGGCAGTACGCTTTCATTAATGCCACTATAGTTACCAGCCCGGGGCAGGTGCTTAAAGGTGCGGCATTAATAGTTAAAGACCGCATTATAGAAGCGGTAGGTGTAGGTTTGGTGATCCCTAAAGGATATGTAACCGTTGACCTTAAAGGTAAATACATTTACCCCGGACTGGTTGACGCATACACTACCTACGGTATGCCCGAGGCCCCACGCCAGCAAGGTGGCGGCGCATTTGGTGGGTTTGGCCGTGTAAACACCCCCATCTCTACCAAGCCGGGTGCATTTGGCTGGAATGAGGCTATCCGCCCGGATGTGCATGCCAACAGCATGTTTCACGCTAACGCGATCAGTTCAAAAGATCTTAAAAGTAACGGCTTTGGTGCAGTGCAGTCATTGGTACATGACGGTATCGCCCGCGGTACTTCAGTAGTGGTTTCATTGGGCGATGAGCGCGACAATGAGGTGATCATCAGCGACCGCGCTGCCGCGCACTACTCTTTCAGCAAAGGTACTGCTGCAACCAACTATCCGTCTTCATTGATGGGTACCATCGCGTTGATCCGCCAGACATACCTTGACGCTGCCTGGTACAAAAACCAAAAGGAAGAGTATAATATTTCTTTGCAGGAGTTTAACCGCACGCAGGATATCCCGCAAATATTTGAAGTGAGTGACCTGCAAAGCATTTATCGTGCCGATAAAATTGCCAAAGAATTCGGCAAGCAATATATCATGAAGTCTGACGGTAAAGAATACCAGGACATTGCTGCTGTAAAGGCTACCGGTGCAAGCTTTATCGTCCCGGTTAACTTCCCGGCAACTTATGATGTTGAGGACCCTATCGAGGCGCGTAACATTACATTTGAGCAACTAAAAGACTGGGAACTGGCGCCGACCAACCCAGCAGCTTTGGAAAAAGCAGGCATCAGGTTTGCGCTTACCTCTTATGGTTTAACCAGCGCTAAAGAGTTCTGGACCAACGTTCGCAGCGCGATAACCAATGGACTTACAGAAACCACCGCTTTAAAAGCGTTGACAGAAACTCCGGCCGAAATGCTTGGCGTAAGCGACCGCGTGGGTACGATAGCCAAAGGTAAACTGGCTAACTTCATCATCACTTCTGACGACCTATTTAAAGGCGATAACATCATCTACGAAAACTGGATAGAAGGCCGCCAATATGTAGTTGCTAAAATGGATGTGCAGGATATCCGCGGCACCTACGCATTCAACAATCCGTTTTTTGCCAATACTAATCTTCGCATCGGTGGTACACCGGGATCATACACTGTAAGCATTGAGCGTACAGGTGCAGACAGCGCCCGCGCGCAAGGAACCATTGTTCGTAATGGCGATTTGGTAAACATTTACTTTGACCTAAAAAATAAACCGAATGGCGTCATCCGCTTAAGCGGCTATTTAGCAGACAACAAACCGGTTACTTTAAGCGGTAACGGTGTTGCCCCTGACGGCAGCTCATTCAACTGGAGCGCGGTTTACAGCGGCCCTGCTCCGGCAGGTGGCAATGGCCGGCCGGGCTTTGGCCCTGCAGGCATGAATATGCCGGGCGGACAAGGCGGCGCGCGTGTTGCCGCGCCTGTTGGTCCTGTGGTTTATCCGTTCGCGGCATATGGTTACGTAAATGTGCCAAAAGCCGAGACCGTTCTGTTTAAAAACGCTACCGTTTGGACCAACGAGAAAGAAGGCATCCTGCAAAACGCGGATGTATTGATCGAAAACGGCAAGATCAAAGCGGTAGGTAAAAACCTGGCTGCAGGTGGTGCCAAAGTTATCGACGCTACGGGCAAACACATATCGCCGGGTATTATTGATGAACACTCCCACATCGCGGCTACAGGCGGTATCAATGAAGGTACACAAGCGGTAACTTCAGAAGTACGCATCGGCGACGTGCTGGATGCAACCGACGTTAACCTGTACCGTCAGCTGGCGGGTGGTGTTACCATCTCTCAGATCCTTCACGGTTCTGCAAACCCGATCGGTGGGCAAAACTATATCATCAAACACCGCTGGGGCGTTACTCCGGAGCAATTGAAATATGAGAATGCTCCGCAATTCATCAAATTCGCGCTGGGCGAAAACGTTAAGCAAAGTAACGGTGCTACCCCAACCGGCCCTAACATCCGTTTCCCGCAAACACGTATGGGTGTTGAGCAAGTGTATGTAGACGCCTTTACCCGTGCGAAAGAATACAAAGCGGCACGTGCAGTAAAAGGTAACAATGTGCGCCGCGACCTGGAGCTGGAAGCTTTGGCCGAGATCCTTGACGATA
It encodes the following:
- a CDS encoding cytochrome B, translating into MNAYTIVKYLHSGLRFVVAILLLLAIVNALIGWLGNKTYTNGNRKLNLFAMISAHTQLLVGLALYFISPFVQFGANTMKDSATRYWTVEHISMMIFAIILITIGYSRSKKAQEPASKHRTVAIFFTLAIIVIIAAIAQSHRPMLGISA
- a CDS encoding amidohydrolase family protein; its protein translation is MKKQLLFFFALLLTSFSYAQQTFPVNGAWDVRPGQYAFINATIVTSPGQVLKGAALIVKDRIIEAVGVGLVIPKGYVTVDLKGKYIYPGLVDAYTTYGMPEAPRQQGGGAFGGFGRVNTPISTKPGAFGWNEAIRPDVHANSMFHANAISSKDLKSNGFGAVQSLVHDGIARGTSVVVSLGDERDNEVIISDRAAAHYSFSKGTAATNYPSSLMGTIALIRQTYLDAAWYKNQKEEYNISLQEFNRTQDIPQIFEVSDLQSIYRADKIAKEFGKQYIMKSDGKEYQDIAAVKATGASFIVPVNFPATYDVEDPIEARNITFEQLKDWELAPTNPAALEKAGIRFALTSYGLTSAKEFWTNVRSAITNGLTETTALKALTETPAEMLGVSDRVGTIAKGKLANFIITSDDLFKGDNIIYENWIEGRQYVVAKMDVQDIRGTYAFNNPFFANTNLRIGGTPGSYTVSIERTGADSARAQGTIVRNGDLVNIYFDLKNKPNGVIRLSGYLADNKPVTLSGNGVAPDGSSFNWSAVYSGPAPAGGNGRPGFGPAGMNMPGGQGGARVAAPVGPVVYPFAAYGYVNVPKAETVLFKNATVWTNEKEGILQNADVLIENGKIKAVGKNLAAGGAKVIDATGKHISPGIIDEHSHIAATGGINEGTQAVTSEVRIGDVLDATDVNLYRQLAGGVTISQILHGSANPIGGQNYIIKHRWGVTPEQLKYENAPQFIKFALGENVKQSNGATPTGPNIRFPQTRMGVEQVYVDAFTRAKEYKAARAVKGNNVRRDLELEALAEILDDTRHITCHSYVQSEINMLMHVADTMGFKINTFTHILEGYKVADKMKARGINASTFSDWWAYKMEVQDAIPYNANIMASEGINVAINSDDAEMARRLNQEAGKSVTYGKMGEEDALKLVTLNPAKMLHIDNRVGSLKAGKDADLVVWSANPLSIYAVAEKTYVDGVPYWDYAQDEARQKELKGEEARIIQKMLASKSAGSATQRVGAPRRRQMYTCDDVEESAYVVADSYNGMINAATQTANLLSEQNKK